TTGAAGGAGCGCATCAGCTTCTCCTCCTCGGCGGTGACCTCCACCGTGCGCGCCATGCGGCCCTCGGCCAGCGCTGCGTACAGCCGCTCGAGCAGGGCGAGCTCCGCCTGCGCCTCCTTCTCACCCCCGCGCGCCGCGCGACGCACCCGGTCCAGCCGCTTCTCCACCACGGCGAGGTCGGAGAGCGCGAGCTCCAGCTCGATGACCTCGCGGTCACGCAGAGGATCCACCGAGCCCATCACGTGCACCACGTCCGGATCATCAAAGCAGCGTACGACGTGCACGATGGCGTCGGTCTCCCGGATGTTGGTGAGGAACTGGTTGCCGAGCCCCTCTCCCTGAGACGCTCCCTTCACCAGCCCGGCGATATCGACGAACTGGACGACGGCCGGAACTGTCCGCTGCGGCTTCACCTTCTCGGCGAGAAGCTGCAGACGCGGGTCCGGCACCTCGACCATCCCCACGTTGGGCTCGACGGTGCAGAACGGATAATTCGCCGCGTCCGCGCGCGCCGCCGTCAGGGCGTTGAAGAGGGTGGATTTTCCGACGTTCGGCAGTCCGACGATACCCAGCTTCAGCATGTTCTCGGTTCAGCATGGCGCGTTGCCGCACCGGCAGAGCGACAAGGGCGGACCCGGTGGTGTCCGCCCTTGTCGTATCCAGGATCCCGGAGGTCAGCCCAGCAACGCGGTGAGCAGTGCCCGGGCGGACTCCACCAAGCTGGCGACCGCGTCTTCCGCAGGGCCGCTGCCGCTCACCCGCGCGAACCAGGGAGCCAGCACGAGGGAAACCACGCTCATCAGCTTGATGAGGATGTTCATCGAGGGTCCCGAGGTATCCTTGAAGGGATCACCCACCGTGTCCCCGACCACCGCGGCCTTGTGCGGGTCGGAGCCCTTGCCCCCGAAGGCGCCGCCCTCGATGTGCTTCTTGGCGTTGTCCCAGGCG
The sequence above is drawn from the Longimicrobiaceae bacterium genome and encodes:
- the ychF gene encoding redox-regulated ATPase YchF; amino-acid sequence: MLKLGIVGLPNVGKSTLFNALTAARADAANYPFCTVEPNVGMVEVPDPRLQLLAEKVKPQRTVPAVVQFVDIAGLVKGASQGEGLGNQFLTNIRETDAIVHVVRCFDDPDVVHVMGSVDPLRDREVIELELALSDLAVVEKRLDRVRRAARGGEKEAQAELALLERLYAALAEGRMARTVEVTAEEEKLMRSFNLLTAKPILYLANVSEEDLPEGENEYVRALRAAVAESGEVAEVIPVSSKIEAELAELSEEERAEFLASLGLEEPGLHRLIRTGYRLLGLHTFFTAGEKEVRAWTIPIGAKAPEAAGVIHSDFERGFIRAETVSFADFERLGSVKAARDQGLMRSEGKDYVVQDGDIMLFRFNV